The sequence below is a genomic window from Candidatus Thermoplasmatota archaeon.
AGAAATGGCCGAGGAGTGGAAAAATAATGTATAAAATGGCGATAGTTGCTAATGATATTCTCATGTCGCCGGGGAAGCTCGCCGCCCAGGTTGCCCATGCAGCAGTTGAATGCACCCTCAAGCTCTATAAAAAAAATCCGTCGCTGTTAAAAGAGTGGGTGGACGAAGGCCAGAAAAAAATCGTTTTGAAGGCAGATAT
It includes:
- the pth2 gene encoding peptidyl-tRNA hydrolase Pth2, which produces MYKMAIVANDILMSPGKLAAQVAHAAVECTLKLYKKNPSLLKEWVDEGQKKIVLKADIDEIKALKKKANSMGLCTALIHDAGMTELEPGTITTLAIGPADESIINKITGQLPLK